A section of the Phaseolus vulgaris cultivar G19833 chromosome 8, P. vulgaris v2.0, whole genome shotgun sequence genome encodes:
- the LOC137826828 gene encoding wall-associated receptor kinase-like 2 encodes MFMEFHLYLYILYTILFLHMFPESANCQQAYLNSTVYDCSENPSASKGYLCNGLQKSCTSFLVFRSKSPYDNPVSIAYLLGSEASTIASINNISRDDKIPSNKSIIVPVFCSCSGNIYQHNTPYTVTKNDTYFKLVTETYQGLTTCQALMGQNYYASADISVGAELTVPVVCACPTENQTARGVTSLLVYSVNNGDTIKSIGEAYGVDEQSMLEANGLSVSSSAENIIIIYATTPILVPLRGKSCKEDPDSFYCTCSQGRVEDGTFMGFQCNESDDKTFPTKLVASLGVGIGAGFVCLFLLGYKSYQYIQKRRESIRKESLFRRNGGYLLQEKLSFYGNGEMAKLFKAEELQKATDNYNKSRFLGQGGFGTVYKGMLPDGTIVAVKKSKEIERNQIETFVNEVVILSQINHRNIVKLFGCCLETETPLLVYEFISNGTLSHHIHRRDNEPSLSWETRLRIACEVAGAVTYMHFSASIPIFHRDIKPTNILLDTNFSAKVSDFGTSRSVPQDKTHLTTAVGGTFGYIDPEYFQSSQFSDKSDVYSFGVVLVELISGRKPVSFLEEDEGQNLIAEFLSLMKENKVYEILDGRVVKEARKDEILAIANLAMRCLRLNGKKRPTMKEVSVELEALRKVQSSLEINHDHEYTTSDTVHEFTDKSMPLCLELDSTTSF; translated from the exons ATGTTCATGGAGTTTCATCTTTACCTTTACATTCTCTACACAATCCTGTTCTTACATATGTTTCCAGAATCAGCTAACTGTCAACAAGCATACCTCAACAGCACTGTCTATGACTGCTCTGAGAACCCTTCTGCATCAAAAGGATACCTGTGCAATGGCCTTCAAAAGTCATGCACTTCCTTCTTAGTTTTCAGGTCCAAATCTCCCTATGACAACCCTGTAAGCATTGCCTACCTTCTTGGCTCTGAAGCATCTACCATAGCCTCAATCAACAACATCTCAAGAGATGACAAGATTCCTTCCAATAAGTCAATCATTGTTCCTGTATTCTGTTCATGTTCTGGAAATATCTACCAGCATAACACACCTTACACTGTCACCAAGAATGACACCTACTTCAAGTTGGTTACAGAAACTTACCAAGGCCTCACCACCTGCCAGGCACTGATGGGTCAGAATTACTATGCCTCTGCTGACATTAGCGTTGGTGCTGAGCTCACAGTTCCAGTAGTATGTGCTTGTCCCACTGAAAATCAGACAGCAAGAGGGGTCACTTCCTTGCTGGTTTATTCAGTGAATAATGGTGATACTATTAAGTCCATTGGAGAGGCTTATGGTGTTGACGAACAAAGTATGCTAGAGGCCAATGGGTTGTCAGTGTCGTCAAGTGCAGAgaacatcatcatcatctatGCCACAACTCCTATCTTGGTTCCTCTCAGAGGGAAGAGTTGCAAAGAAGACCCGGATAGTTTCTATTGTACTTGCTCCCAGGGAAGGGTTGAGGATGGAACCTTCATGGGGTTCCAATGTAATGAATCTGATGATAAAACTTTTCCTACCAAATTGGTTGCTTCTTTAG GTGTTGGAATTGGAGCAGGCTttgtgtgtttgtttcttttggGGTACAAATCATATCAATATATTCAGAAAAGGAGAGAAAGTATTCGTAAGGAAAGCTTATTCAGGCGAAATGGTGGATACTTGTTACAAGAGAAGCTCTCTTTTTATGGAAATGGAGAAATGGCAAAGCTGTTTAAAGCTGAGGAGCTACAGAAAGCAACAGATAACTATAACAAGAGTAGATTTCTTGGTCAGGGTGGCTTTGGCACTGTGTATAAAGGAATGCTACCAGATGGGACCATTGTTGCAGTTAAAAAGTCAAAAGAGATTGAAAGGAACCAGATTGAGACTTTTGTGAATGAAGTGGTGATTCTATCCCAGATCAACCACAGGAACATTGTCAAACTCTTTGGTTGTTGTCTTGAGACAGAAACTCCTTTACTAGTCTATGAATTCATTTCCAATGGAACACTCTCTCACCATATCCACAGGAGAGACAATGAGCCCTCCCTTTCATGGGAGACTCGCCTTAGAATTGCATGTGAGGTTGCTGGAGCAGTTACATATATGCATTTTTCAGCTTCTATTCCCATTTTCCATAGAGACATCAAACCTACCAACATACTTTTAGACACCAACTTCAGTGCCAAAGTGTCTGATTTTGGAACATCAAGATCAGTGCCACAAGACAAGACTCACTTGACCACAGCTGTAGGAGGGACTTTTGGGTACATAGACCCTGAATATTTTCAATCTAGTCAGTTTTCAGATAAAAGTGATGTGTATAGTTTTGGAGTTGTGCTAGTAGAGCTCATAAGTGGGAGAAAGCCAGTTTCATTCTTAGAGGAAGATGAGGGTCAGAATCTGATTGCAGAGTTTCTTTCTCTGATGAAGGAGAACAAAGTTTATGAAATTTTAGATGGCAGGGTGGTTAAGGAAGCAAGGAAAGATGAGATTCTTGCCATTGCAAACCTTGCAATGAGATGCTTGAGACTTAATGGGAAGAAAAGACCAACAATGAAAGAGGTTTCAGTGGAATTAGAAGCATTGAGAAAGGTGCAAAGTTCCTTAGAGATCAACCATGATCATGAGTACACAACAAGTGACACAGTTCACGAATTCACAGATAAAAGCATGCCACTGTGCTTAGAACTAGACTCCACCACATCATTTTAG
- the LOC137826943 gene encoding wall-associated receptor kinase-like 2 produces MELLHNLNTLTTILLLCMFPHSLKCQQAYLNATVYDCSDNPSAPKGYLCNGLQKSCTSFLLFRSKPPYDSPEKIAYLLGSEASTIASINKISRNEKIASNKTIIVPVFCSCSGNIYQHNTPYTASKNDTYFQLVKETFQGLTTCQAMMGQNYYAATKIEIGAELRVPLLCACPTENQTARGITSLLVYLVNYGDTIKSIAKAYGVEEQSILEANELVVPQSENSRMTLLSLTPLLVPLIGKSCKENPDKFYCKCYQAPDRSTKGPFCDESDDQKFPAKLLAALGAGLGVGFLCLFLLGYKSYQYIQKKRESIRKENLFRQNGGYLLQEKLSSYGNGEMAKLFRAEELQRATDNYNRSRFLGQGGYGTVYKGMLPDGTIVAVKRSKEIERNQIDTFVNEVVILSQINHRNIVKLLGCCLETETPLLVYEFISNGTLSHHIHRRDNEPSLSWESRLRIACEVAGAVAYMHFAASIPIFHRDIKPTNVLLDSNFSAKVSDFGTSRSVPQDKTHLTTAVGGTFGYIDPEYFQSSKFSDKSDVYSFGVVLVELISGRKPISFLEEDEGQNLIAQFLSLMKENQVYEILDGRVAKEARKDDIVAIANLAMRCLRLNGKKRPTMKEVSLELEALRKVQSSLQINHDHEHKTSDMVEECTEESMSLSLQLESTSF; encoded by the exons ATGGAGCTTCTTCACAACCTCAACACTCTCACTACAATTCTTCTTCTATGCATGTTCCCTCACTCACTCAAGTGCCAACAAGCATACCTCAATGCCACTGTCTATGACTGTTCTGACAACCCTTCTGCACCAAAAGGGTACCTTTGCAATGGCCTTCAAAAGTCATGCACTTCCTTCTTACTTTTCAGGTCAAAACCACCCTATGATAGCCCTGAAAAAATTGCCTACCTTCTTGGCTCCGAGGCATCTACCATAGCCTCAATCAACAAGATCTCAAGAAATGAGAAGATTGCTTCCAACAAGACAATCATTGTTCCTGTTTTCTGTTCATGTTCAGGAAACATCTACCAGCATAACACACCTTACACTGCCAGCAAGAATGACACCTATTTTCAGTTGGTAAAAGAAACCTTCCAAGGCCTTACTACCTGTCAGGCAATGATGGGTCAGAATTACTATGCAGCTACCAAAATTGAAATTGGTGCTGAGCTCAGAGTTCCGTTGTTATGTGCTTGTCCAACTGAAAATCAAACAGCAAGAGGGATCACCTCCTTGCTGGTTTACTTGGTGAACTATGGTGACACTATTAAGTCCATAGCAAAGGCTTATGGTGTGGAAGAACAAAGTATACTTGAGGCCAATGAGTTGGTTGTGCCACAAAGTGAAAATAGCAGAATGACTCTCCTTTCCTTGACACCTCTTTTAGTTCCTCTAATAGGGAAGAGCTGCAAAGAGAACCCAGATAAATTCTATTGTAAATGTTATCAAGCACCAGATAGAAGCACCAAGGGGCCCTTCTGTGATGAATCTGATGATCAGAAATTCCCTGCCAAGTTGCTAGCCGCTTTAG GAGCAGGACTTGGCGTAGGCTTTCTCTGTTTGTTTCTTTTGGGGTACAAATCATATCAATATATacagaaaaagagagaaagtaTCCGAAAGGAAAACCTATTCAGGCAAAATGGTGGCTACTTGTTACAGGAGAAGCTCTCATCTTACGGAAATGGAGAAATGGCAAAGCTTTTTAGAGCTGAGGAACTACAAAGAGCAACAGATAACTACAACAGGAGTAGGTTTCTTGGTCAGGGTGGCTATGGCACAGTGTACAAAGGAATGTTACCAGATGGAACCATAGTTGCAGTTAAAAGGTCCAAAGAAATTGAAAGGAACCAGATAGATACTTTTGTGAATGAAGTGGTGATTCTATCCCAGATCAACCACAGGAACATTGTCAAACTATTAGGTTGTTGTCTCGAGACAGAAACTCCTTTACTAGTCTATGAATTCATTTCCAATGGAACACTCTCTCACCATATCCACAGGAGAGACAATGAACCCTCCCTTTCATGGGAGAGTCGCCTTAGAATTGCATGTGAGGTTGCTGGAGCAGTGGCATATATGCATTTTGCAGCTTCTATTCCCATTTTTCATAGAGACATCAAACCTACCAACGTGCTTTTAGACAGCAACTTCAGTGCCAAAGTGTCTGATTTTGGAACATCAAGATCAGTGCCACAAGACAAGACTCACTTGACCACAGCTGTAGGAGGAACTTTTGGGTACATAGACCCTGAATATTTTCAGTCTAGTAAGTTTTCAGATAAAAGTGATGTGTATAGTTTTGGGGTTGTGCTAGTAGAGCTCATAAGTGGGAGAAAGCCAATTTCATTCTTAGAGGAAGATGAGGGTCAGAATCTGATTGCACAGTTTCTTTCTCTGATGAAGGAGAACCAAGTTTATGAAATTTTAGATGGAAGGGTAGCTAAGGAAGCAAGGAAAGATGACATTGTTGCCATTGCAAACCTTGCAATGAGATGCTTGAGACTTAATGGGAAGAAAAGACCAACAATGAAGGAGGTTTCACTGGAACTAGAAGCATTGAGAAAGGTGCAAAGTTCCTTACAGATCAACCATGATCATGAGCACAAAACTAGTGATATGGTTGAAGAGTGCACAGAGGAAAGCATGTCACTGTCTTTACAACTAGAATCTACATCCTTCTAG
- the LOC137823568 gene encoding subtilisin-like protease SBT3: MRVVNEASLSGAVFFLDGPLLNDIATARSPSIVISAKDAPSVIKYAKSHRKPTASIKFQQTFVGIKPAPAVAGYSSRGPSPSYSGVLKPDIMAPGSNVLAAFIPDTPVASIGNNVYLTSDYVFLSGTSMACPHASGVAALLKAAHPEWSAAAIRSALVTTASPLDNTQNPIRDYGYPSQYASPLDMGAGQIDPNKALDPGLIYDATPQDYVNLLCALNYTLKQILALTRSGSYNCAKPSFDLNYPSFIAIYSNKTMSVVHKFRRTVTNVGVGAATYRAKVTQPKGSVVTVSPETLAFRYKNEKLSYDVMIKYRKYKKEDISYGDLIWIEDGGAHRVRSPIVLAPSGFV, translated from the coding sequence ATGAGGGTTGTTAATGAAGCTAGTTTGTCAGGGGCAGTGTTTTTTCTTGATGGTCCTTTGTTAAATGACATAGCAACTGCCAGATCTCCAAGCATTGTAATCAGTGCAAAGGATGCACCATCCGTGATCAAGTATGCAAAAAGCCACAGGAAGCCAACAGCCAGCATCAAATTTCAGCAAACATTTGTAGGAATAAAGCCAGCACCAGCTGTTGCCGGTTACTCTTCAAGAGGTCCTTCACCAAGCTACTCTGGGGTCTTGAAGCCTGACATAATGGCACCTGGCTCTAATGTCCTTGCCGCTTTCATTCCTGATACTCCGGTAGCTTCAATTGGCAACAATGTGTACTTAACCAGTGACTACGTTTTTCTGTCTGGAACATCGATGGCCTGCCCTCATGCTTCTGGTGTTGCTGCTCTTTTGAAAGCTGCACACCCTGAATGGAGTGCTGCTGCTATAAGGTCTGCACTAGTAACCACAGCTAGTCCTCTAGATAATACACAAAATCCAATCAGAGACTATGGCTATCCTTCTCAATATGCTTCCCCTCTTGACATGGGAGCTGGTCAAATTGACCCCAACAAAGCACTTGATCCAGGTTTGATATATGATGCCACCCCACAGGACTATGTTAATCTCCTTTGTGCTTTGAACTACACACTAAAGCAAATCTTAGCCCTTACAAGATCAGGTTCCTACAATTGTGCAAAACCATCGTTTGATCTTAACTACCCTTCATTTATAGCTATCTATAGCAACAAAACAATGTCAGTTGTCCACAAATTTAGAAGGACAGTGACCAATGTTGGAGTTGGTGCTGCCACATACAGAGCCAAGGTGACACAACCTAAGGGTTCTGTGGTGACAGTGTCACCTGAGACATTAGCATTCAGATACAAAAATGAGAAGCTAAGCTACGATGTGATGATAAAGTATAGGAAGTACAAAAAGGAAGATATCTCTTATGGGGATCTTATTTGGATTGAAGATGGTGGAGCACACAGAGTTAGGAGCCCCATTGTTCTGGCACCAAGTGGATTTGTATGA
- the LOC137826830 gene encoding subtilisin-like protease SBT3 yields the protein MAHKPNFVFPLPFMLLLLTLLALHGSAAESSTYIIHMDRSLFPTVFTTHHDWFESTVHSIKSATLGHSFKQSQNLTVYSYNHAMYGFSAVLSSEELEAVKNSPGFVAAYPDRNVTIDTTHTFEFLSLASSSGLWHASNFGEDVIVGVIDTGVWPESESFKDDGMTKKIPNKWKGTCEEGQEFNTSMCNFKLIGARYFNKGVIAAHPKVRISMNSARDTLGHGTHTSSSIAGNYVRGASCFGYAKGVARGIAPRARLAMYKVLWDEGRYASDVLAGMDQAIADGVDVISISMGFDGVPLYEDPIAVASFAAMEKGVVVSSSAGNDGPGLGSLHNGMPWLLTVAAGTIDRIFDSLILGNG from the coding sequence ATGGCACATAAGCCTAACTTTGTGTTTCCACTTCCTTTCATGCTCCTCCTCCTTACTCTATTGGCTCTTCATGGCAGTGCTGCTGAGAGTTCCACATATATAATCCACATGGACAGATCCCTTTTTCCCACTGTCTTTACAACGCATCATGATTGGTTTGAATCCACCGTTCACTCCATAAAATCAGCAACACTTGGTCACTCATTCAAGCAATCACAGAATCTCACAGTGTACTCCTATAACCATGCCATGTATGGTTTTAGTGCAGTGCTAAGTTCAGAAGAGTTAGAGGCTGTTAAGAACTCCCCTGGTTTTGTTGCAGCATATCCAGACAGAAATGTCACTATAGACACCACTCACACTTTTGAGTTTCTTTCCCTAGCCTCTTCCAGTGGCCTATGGCATGCCTCGAATTTTGGGGAGGATGTCATTGTGGGTGTAATTGACACTGGTGTGTGGCCTGAGAGTGAAAGCTTCAAAGATGATGGCATGACCAAGAAAATTCCAAACAAATGGAAAGGGACCTGTGAGGAAGGGCAAGAATTCAACACTTCCATGTGCAACTTCAAACTGATTGGAGCTAGATATTTCAACAAAGGTGTGATTGCTGCACACCCCAAGGTTAGAATCAGCATGAACTCAGCTAGAGACACTTTGGGTCATGGAACTCACACATCATCATCAATTGCTGGCAACTATGTCAGAGGAGCCTCTTGCTTCGGCTATGCCAAAGGGGTGGCTAGAGGCATTGCACCAAGAGCTAGGCTTGCCATGTACAAGGTCTTATGGGACGAGGGTCGTTACGCCTCTGATGTTTTGGCTGGAATGGACCAAGCCATTGCTGATGGGGTTGATGTCATTTCCATCTCTATGGGGTTTGATGGTGTTCCACTTTATGAGGATCCTATAGCAGTAGCTTCTTTTGCAGCAATGGAAAAAGGGGTGGTGGTTTCATCCTCTGCAGGTAACGATGGTCCTGGTCTTGGTTCTTTGCACAATGGAATGCCCTGGCTTCTGACCGTGGCTGCAGGTACCATTGACCGCATATTTGATTCTCTAATTCTTGGAAATGGCTGA
- the LOC137823569 gene encoding RING-H2 finger protein ATL67-like encodes MSLLSPSPSVVYNGPPMNSNNAGLDIFTKVFLLILFLSLFIRVCYVYMSLRRDQGANNDNISDSIASMIHNDQNNNNLTGLPFDVVKSYHTFPYSKTNSVATMCDHDSTCAICIEDYEESEMLRMMPQCRHYFHRDCVDAWLKVNATCPVCRNSLKETRSNNDNNINNNGGNAFERV; translated from the coding sequence ATGTCGTTGTTGTCTCCTTCTCCCTCCGTCGTCTACAACGGGCCACCCATGAACTCCAACAACGCTGGATTGGACATATTCACCAAGGTCTTCCTATTGATCCTCTTTCTGTCTCTCTTCATTCGTGTCTGTTACGTGTACATGAGCCTGCGACGCGACCAAGGTGCCAACAACGACAACATAAGCGACAGCATCGCATCCATGATCCATAACGATCAAAACAATAACAACCTCACAGGGCTACCCTTTGATGTCGTGAAGTCGTACCACACTTTCCCTTACAGCAAAACCAATAGTGTGGCAACGATGTGCGACCATGATTCCACCTGCGCCATATGTATTGAGGATTACGAGGAATCGGAGATGCTGAGGATGATGCCGCAGTGCCGCCACTACTTTCACCGAGATTGCGTTGACGCCTGGTTGAAGGTCAATGCCACGTGTCCCGTTTGTAGGAACTCGCTCAAGGAAACTAGAAGCAATAAtgataacaatattaataacaatgGCGGCAATGCCTTTGAACGTGTTTAA